The following are encoded in a window of Mycolicibacterium tusciae JS617 genomic DNA:
- a CDS encoding zeta toxin family protein, producing the protein MKRLDLVVGPNGAGKSTFIGFTLAPLLSRSVVVNADEIAKQRWPDDPLGHAYDAARVAADTRAKLIEAGVSFIAETVFSHPSKLDLMCAAHDAGYTIALHVMLIPEDLAVERVKRRVRHGGHDVPEDKIRERHRRLWRLVADAIGIARTATVYDNSRREGPRIVAQFTAGTIIGTPSWPVWAHEQLLDRWPA; encoded by the coding sequence ATGAAGCGTCTGGACCTCGTCGTCGGCCCGAACGGCGCAGGCAAGTCGACGTTCATCGGGTTCACGTTGGCGCCGTTGTTGTCCCGCAGCGTGGTCGTCAACGCCGACGAGATCGCAAAGCAGCGTTGGCCCGACGATCCGCTTGGACACGCCTACGATGCGGCGCGGGTCGCAGCGGACACCCGCGCCAAGCTGATCGAGGCCGGTGTGTCGTTCATCGCCGAGACTGTCTTCTCCCACCCGTCGAAGCTGGACCTGATGTGCGCCGCGCACGACGCGGGCTACACCATCGCGCTGCACGTGATGCTGATCCCCGAGGACCTCGCTGTCGAGCGCGTGAAGCGGCGCGTGCGCCACGGCGGCCACGACGTTCCCGAGGACAAGATTCGAGAACGGCATCGCCGACTGTGGCGATTAGTGGCCGATGCAATCGGAATCGCGCGCACCGCAACGGTCTACGACAATTCGAGGCGCGAGGGTCCCCGGATAGTCGCACAGTTCACGGCGGGAACGATCATTGGCACACCCAGCTGGCCAGTGTGGGCGCACGAGCAGCTGCTGGACCGCTGGCCGGCCTAG
- a CDS encoding XdhC family protein, giving the protein MVLDDLLAIWRSGGIAGVGTVVRTFRSAPRPPGASMFVAPDGTVSGSVSGGCVEGAVYELAVEVVRTGVPRLERYGVTDDDAFAVGLTCGGILDVFVQPVSRATFPQLEAVADDIANHRPVTIATVITHPDPLWLGRRMVIRPESSEGSLGSLRADEAVIDDARGLLAAARTEVLTYGPDGQRRGVGMEVFVASHAPRPRMLVFGAIDFAAAVAQQGSFLGYRVTVCDARPIFATKARFPTADEVVVDWPHRYLARQIEAGAIDGRTVICVLTHDPKFDVPLLQVALQQPDIAYVGAMGSRRTHDDRMNRLREAGLAESELTRLSSPIGLDLGARTPEETAVSIAAEIIAKCWGGGGRPLTETRGRIHREHDSGSGEDGGEGGSDSELSDSLTHY; this is encoded by the coding sequence GTGGTGCTGGATGATCTGTTGGCGATCTGGCGTTCCGGCGGCATTGCGGGCGTCGGCACGGTGGTGCGGACGTTCCGATCGGCCCCGCGACCGCCCGGCGCGTCGATGTTCGTCGCGCCAGATGGGACGGTAAGCGGGTCGGTTTCCGGCGGTTGTGTGGAGGGTGCGGTTTACGAGCTCGCCGTCGAGGTGGTGAGGACGGGGGTGCCGCGCCTCGAGCGCTACGGGGTCACCGACGATGATGCGTTTGCAGTCGGCCTGACCTGCGGCGGGATTCTGGACGTGTTCGTCCAGCCGGTGTCGCGGGCGACGTTCCCGCAACTGGAGGCCGTGGCAGACGACATCGCGAACCATAGACCGGTGACCATCGCCACGGTGATCACTCACCCCGATCCGCTCTGGTTGGGCCGGCGAATGGTGATCCGACCGGAATCATCGGAGGGGTCGTTGGGGTCGCTACGCGCCGACGAGGCCGTGATCGACGACGCGCGCGGCCTGCTGGCCGCCGCCCGCACCGAGGTTCTGACGTATGGGCCGGATGGACAGCGCCGCGGCGTGGGCATGGAGGTCTTTGTCGCGAGCCACGCCCCGCGGCCACGGATGCTCGTATTCGGCGCCATCGACTTCGCTGCGGCGGTGGCGCAACAGGGCTCCTTCCTGGGCTATCGCGTCACGGTTTGCGATGCCCGCCCAATTTTTGCCACCAAGGCAAGGTTTCCCACTGCCGACGAGGTCGTGGTCGATTGGCCACACCGGTACCTGGCCAGGCAGATCGAGGCAGGAGCCATCGACGGCCGCACGGTCATCTGTGTGCTCACCCACGATCCGAAGTTCGATGTCCCGTTGCTGCAAGTGGCCCTGCAACAACCTGACATCGCCTACGTGGGGGCGATGGGCTCCCGTCGCACACACGACGACCGGATGAACCGGCTGCGTGAGGCCGGCCTCGCCGAGAGCGAGCTGACCCGGCTTTCGAGTCCGATCGGGTTGGACCTCGGTGCGCGTACACCGGAGGAGACAGCGGTATCGATCGCGGCCGAGATCATCGCAAAGTGCTGGGGTGGCGGGGGCCGTCCCTTGACCGAAACTCGTGGCCGGATCCATCGTGAGCACGACAGCGGCTCAGGCGAGGACGGCGGCGAGGGCGGATCGGATAGTGAGTTAAGTGATTCCTTAACTCACTATTGA
- a CDS encoding TA system antitoxin ParD family protein, with protein MTNVADRVTRVAADLMDSAATEGARQSRSAKQQLDHWARVGRAVSSHQTASRRRIEAALAGRLDTDDLSEDEGLVFNAEISAAIEESLAAANYGDALSAHGITTVALDDNGEIVEFRPDGTSAVIHVDE; from the coding sequence ATGACGAACGTCGCCGATCGCGTCACCCGGGTCGCCGCCGACCTGATGGACAGCGCCGCCACCGAAGGGGCTCGTCAGAGTCGGTCGGCTAAGCAACAACTCGACCATTGGGCCCGGGTGGGCCGGGCAGTGTCGAGCCATCAAACGGCCTCGCGTCGCCGTATCGAGGCCGCGCTGGCCGGCCGTCTGGACACCGACGATCTGTCCGAGGACGAGGGACTGGTGTTCAACGCAGAGATCTCGGCCGCCATCGAGGAGTCCCTGGCCGCCGCCAATTACGGTGACGCACTCTCAGCCCATGGCATCACGACGGTGGCGCTCGATGACAACGGCGAGATCGTCGAGTTCAGGCCCGACGGCACATCCGCGGTGATCCACGTCGACGAATGA
- a CDS encoding alpha/beta fold hydrolase, whose protein sequence is MKGSRKLGSTPSRTGHLPINGLNLYHEVYGEFGTSKPPLLLIPGAFMAADSMPDWVELFARERAVIVFDQQGHGRTPDTSRGMSYEQFADDAAELLRALKVERADVMGYSQGGGVALQLAIRHPAMVNKLVSMSATFRKDGWYPAVFESIGGLTANDFAGTAVEAAFKEHTPDVKAYDAYLEKMKVLNVNDQNISDEEMRSISAKTMVIVGDADGVTLEHALAMFTLRGGGDEEAAASGVLQKVPDARLVVLPAMSHIGLSGESELLVPLVSRFLDDVPPTIPELF, encoded by the coding sequence ATGAAAGGGTCGAGAAAGTTGGGAAGCACGCCGTCGCGCACAGGCCATCTTCCGATCAACGGGCTGAACCTCTATCACGAGGTGTACGGCGAATTCGGCACGTCGAAGCCGCCGTTGTTATTGATTCCCGGTGCGTTCATGGCCGCCGACTCGATGCCTGACTGGGTTGAGCTGTTCGCACGCGAGCGCGCCGTGATCGTATTCGACCAACAAGGACACGGCCGCACCCCGGATACGTCACGGGGGATGTCGTACGAGCAGTTCGCCGACGATGCTGCGGAGTTGTTGCGCGCGTTGAAGGTCGAGCGCGCCGATGTGATGGGTTACTCGCAAGGCGGCGGTGTCGCGTTGCAACTCGCGATCCGCCACCCCGCGATGGTGAACAAGTTGGTCTCGATGTCGGCCACCTTCCGCAAGGACGGCTGGTACCCGGCGGTGTTCGAATCCATCGGGGGACTCACTGCCAACGATTTCGCGGGCACAGCAGTCGAGGCGGCTTTCAAGGAGCACACGCCGGATGTCAAGGCCTACGACGCTTACCTCGAGAAGATGAAGGTGTTGAACGTCAACGACCAGAATATCAGCGACGAGGAGATGCGGTCGATCTCCGCCAAGACGATGGTGATCGTCGGTGACGCGGACGGCGTGACGCTCGAACATGCGCTGGCGATGTTCACGCTGCGTGGTGGAGGCGATGAGGAGGCAGCTGCCTCGGGGGTGTTGCAGAAGGTTCCGGATGCACGCTTGGTGGTGCTTCCGGCGATGTCCCATATCGGTCTGTCGGGGGAGTCGGAGTTGTTGGTTCCCTTGGTGAGCCGGTTCCTCGATGACGTGCCGCCGACGATCCCGGAGCTCTTCTAG
- a CDS encoding AMP-binding enzyme, translated as MICLGADVQAWTDADTPVVGEAGELVITQPMPSMPVFFWNDADGSRYRKAYFSKYQGIWCHGDWITITDRDSVVVHGRSDATLNRMGVRMGSAEIYNAVESLVEVQDCLVIGVEKDDGGYWMPLFVHLAGDAELDDELREKITVAIRKGASPRHVPDDILDVPGIPRTMTGKRLEIPIKRILLGAKPADVVSASAVDKPDLLAVFAEHARA; from the coding sequence GTGATCTGCCTCGGCGCCGACGTGCAGGCGTGGACCGATGCTGACACCCCGGTGGTCGGTGAGGCGGGCGAACTCGTCATCACCCAGCCGATGCCGTCGATGCCGGTGTTCTTCTGGAACGACGCCGACGGCAGCCGCTACCGGAAGGCGTATTTCTCCAAGTACCAGGGGATCTGGTGTCACGGCGACTGGATCACCATCACCGACCGGGATTCGGTTGTCGTGCACGGCCGTTCGGATGCCACCCTGAATCGGATGGGGGTTCGGATGGGCAGCGCCGAGATCTACAACGCGGTCGAGTCTCTTGTCGAGGTACAGGACTGCCTGGTGATCGGCGTCGAGAAGGACGACGGCGGGTACTGGATGCCGCTGTTCGTCCACCTCGCCGGAGACGCCGAACTGGACGACGAACTTCGCGAGAAGATCACCGTTGCCATCCGTAAGGGCGCATCGCCCCGCCATGTCCCCGACGACATCCTGGACGTGCCTGGCATTCCCCGCACCATGACGGGCAAGCGGCTGGAGATCCCGATCAAGCGAATCCTGTTGGGCGCCAAACCCGCCGATGTGGTATCGGCGAGTGCCGTCGACAAGCCCGACCTGCTCGCTGTGTTCGCGGAGCACGCCCGGGCGTGA
- the moaA gene encoding GTP 3',8-cyclase MoaA has product MTVVGLGLPAMPTARPGPVGGPLVDTYGRVATDLRVSLTDRCNLRCAYCMPAEGLDWLPNDALLQPDELIRLLRIAVTRLGITSVRFTGGEPLVVKGLEDLVAATATLLPRPEIALTTNGVGLARRAAGLRRAGLNRVNVSLDTVDPQHFTRVTRRNRLNDVLTGLAGAAAAGLGPIKVNAVLDPVTGLDDSVALLRFCVAHGYQLRIIEQMPLDAGHHWRRDATLYADDVLAALRRHFTLTPDPTPRGSAPAELWLVNGGPAKVGTIASVSHEFCGACDRTRLTADGQVRSCLFSRQETDLRSLLRSGADDCAVEAAWRAAMWAKPAGHGINDPGFVQPVRPMSAIGG; this is encoded by the coding sequence ATGACGGTCGTCGGTCTTGGTCTGCCCGCGATGCCGACCGCTCGCCCCGGCCCGGTGGGCGGTCCACTGGTGGACACCTACGGACGGGTGGCCACCGACCTACGGGTGTCACTGACCGATCGCTGCAACCTGCGCTGCGCTTACTGCATGCCCGCCGAAGGTCTGGACTGGTTACCGAACGATGCCCTGCTCCAGCCGGACGAGCTGATCCGGCTGCTGCGGATCGCGGTGACCCGGCTGGGCATCACCAGTGTTCGGTTCACCGGGGGCGAGCCACTCGTGGTCAAGGGTCTGGAGGACTTGGTTGCGGCGACGGCCACGTTGCTGCCGCGTCCTGAGATCGCGCTGACCACCAACGGCGTCGGTCTGGCGCGGCGGGCGGCTGGCCTGAGACGGGCCGGGCTGAACCGGGTCAACGTTTCGCTGGATACCGTCGATCCGCAACACTTCACCCGCGTCACCCGTCGCAACCGGCTCAACGATGTGCTGACCGGCTTGGCAGGCGCTGCAGCTGCCGGGCTGGGCCCGATCAAGGTGAACGCCGTGCTAGATCCGGTCACCGGACTCGACGACTCGGTCGCGTTGCTACGTTTCTGCGTCGCGCATGGCTACCAGCTGCGCATCATCGAGCAGATGCCGCTGGATGCCGGACATCATTGGCGGCGCGATGCCACGTTGTACGCTGATGACGTATTGGCCGCGCTGCGTAGGCATTTCACTCTGACGCCAGATCCCACACCGCGTGGCTCGGCACCAGCCGAGCTGTGGCTGGTCAATGGTGGGCCCGCCAAGGTGGGCACCATCGCGTCGGTGTCTCACGAGTTCTGCGGAGCCTGCGACCGCACACGCCTGACGGCGGACGGGCAGGTTCGCAGCTGTCTTTTCTCCCGGCAGGAGACGGATTTACGAAGCCTGCTGCGCAGCGGTGCCGACGACTGCGCCGTCGAGGCCGCCTGGCGTGCGGCCATGTGGGCCAAACCGGCCGGACACGGCATCAACGACCCAGGGTTTGTGCAACCGGTCCGCCCGATGAGCGCGATCGGCGGATGA
- the nhaA gene encoding Na+/H+ antiporter NhaA, with protein sequence MLPTRFSRDPKAKSGTENSAACLLLLATVIAILWANSPWSESYWTLLDTHVGFSFGDTHFELTVKHLINDGLMTFFFFVVGLEVMAEFTIGELTDRARAAVPVLAAIAGLAVPALIFLLINSSGENASAWGVVISTDTAFLIGALAIINPKFPARLRLFLLTLAVVDDIGALSVIALFYSDTIRLGPLLVAAVLIAGIALVRYLPAGRGPAYAVIGLALWVALYMGGVHPTLAGVAIALLIPVFTPERRQVEETVDLIRAFRQSPNSEYARAASRGLRESISINERLQTQFGPYVSFLVLPLFALVNAGVRLTAETMSAAMRSPLTWGIVAGLVLGKLIGITAATWLVARVRWGQLAPGLTLRRIAGGAALSGIGFTISLFIIDIAIDDPLHQDEARVGVLVASLLAFLLGWAIFKLTDRLSPPEAVGMKLVRQVDPDRDHVRGPADAPLTLVEYGDFECPFCSRATGSIDQVRKHFGDELRYVWRHLPLERVHPRAFDAARASEAAALQGKFWELAREMFAHPDDLEWSDIYRYAVAAGIDIEQFDKDVRVHASKVLHRVQDDAQDAEVMDLNSTPTFFVNGNRHKGPWDAANLIRALEA encoded by the coding sequence ATGCTGCCCACCCGCTTCAGCCGAGATCCGAAGGCGAAGAGCGGCACCGAAAATTCTGCCGCATGCCTGCTGCTGCTGGCGACGGTCATCGCGATCCTGTGGGCGAATTCGCCGTGGTCCGAGAGCTATTGGACGCTGCTGGACACACATGTCGGTTTCAGCTTCGGCGATACGCATTTCGAGCTGACGGTCAAACACCTCATCAACGACGGCCTGATGACGTTCTTCTTCTTCGTCGTCGGCCTCGAGGTGATGGCGGAGTTCACGATCGGCGAGCTGACCGACAGGGCACGTGCGGCGGTTCCCGTGCTCGCGGCGATTGCCGGCCTCGCGGTGCCCGCGCTGATCTTCCTTCTGATCAATTCGTCGGGAGAGAACGCGAGCGCATGGGGTGTGGTGATATCGACCGACACCGCCTTCCTGATCGGCGCGCTGGCCATCATCAACCCGAAATTCCCTGCGCGGCTGCGGCTTTTCCTGCTCACGCTGGCTGTCGTCGACGATATCGGCGCGCTGTCGGTCATCGCGCTGTTCTACTCCGACACGATCCGGCTCGGCCCGCTGCTGGTCGCCGCTGTGCTGATCGCGGGGATCGCGCTCGTGCGCTACCTGCCCGCAGGCCGCGGTCCCGCGTACGCCGTGATCGGGTTGGCGCTGTGGGTGGCGCTGTACATGGGCGGCGTGCATCCGACGCTTGCGGGCGTGGCGATCGCGCTGCTGATCCCGGTGTTCACACCGGAGCGCAGGCAGGTCGAAGAGACCGTTGACCTGATTCGTGCCTTCCGCCAGTCGCCGAACTCCGAGTACGCACGCGCAGCGAGCCGCGGCCTGCGGGAGTCGATTTCGATCAACGAACGGTTGCAGACCCAGTTCGGCCCCTACGTGTCGTTCCTAGTCCTGCCCCTGTTCGCGTTGGTCAACGCCGGTGTCAGACTGACCGCCGAGACGATGTCGGCGGCGATGCGGTCGCCGTTGACATGGGGCATCGTCGCCGGCCTCGTGCTCGGAAAGCTGATCGGCATCACCGCGGCGACGTGGCTGGTTGCCCGGGTCCGCTGGGGCCAGCTGGCACCCGGCCTGACGCTGCGTCGGATCGCAGGTGGCGCGGCGCTGTCCGGAATCGGCTTCACCATCTCGCTTTTCATCATCGACATCGCGATCGACGATCCGTTGCACCAGGACGAGGCGCGGGTCGGCGTGCTGGTCGCGTCGCTGCTGGCGTTCCTGCTCGGCTGGGCCATCTTCAAGCTCACCGACCGACTCAGCCCGCCGGAGGCGGTCGGGATGAAGCTGGTTCGGCAAGTCGACCCAGACCGCGACCATGTCCGCGGCCCCGCCGATGCTCCGCTGACACTTGTCGAGTACGGCGATTTCGAGTGCCCGTTCTGCAGTCGCGCGACCGGGTCGATCGATCAGGTGCGCAAACACTTCGGTGATGAACTGCGTTACGTGTGGCGACACCTGCCGCTGGAGCGGGTCCACCCGCGTGCCTTCGACGCGGCACGGGCCAGCGAGGCCGCAGCGCTGCAGGGCAAGTTCTGGGAACTCGCGCGCGAGATGTTCGCTCACCCCGATGATCTCGAGTGGTCCGATATCTACCGTTACGCCGTCGCGGCGGGCATTGACATCGAACAGTTCGACAAGGACGTGCGCGTACACGCGTCGAAGGTGTTGCACCGCGTGCAGGACGACGCGCAAGACGCCGAGGTTATGGACCTCAACTCGACGCCGACGTTCTTCGTCAACGGCAACCGGCACAAGGGGCCGTGGGATGCCGCCAATTTGATCCGCGCGCTGGAGGCATAG
- a CDS encoding XdhC family protein: MREVLTELLAVWEAGETAGVGTVVRTFRSAPRPAGASMVVAPDGQVSGSVSGGCVEGAVYELANDVVREGTPRLERYGISDDDAFAVGLTCGGILDVFVEPVSQRTFPELADVADDIAAHRPVAVATVITHVDPAWVGRRLVVGPGSAHGSLGSARADAAVADDAAGLLAAGRSEVLTYGPDGQRRGAGMEVFVAGYAPRPRMLVFGAIEFAAAVTRQGSLLGYRVTVCDARSVFATQARFPTADEVVVEWPNRYLAALHEAGGIDARTVICVLTHDPKFDVPLLEVALRLPEIGYLGAMGSRRTHEDRPARLREAGLTEAELDRLHSPIGLDLGARTPQETAVSIAAEIIARRWGGMGGPLSDTNGRIHHETGGLSDH, from the coding sequence GTGCGCGAAGTCTTGACCGAGCTGCTGGCCGTCTGGGAAGCGGGTGAAACCGCTGGTGTCGGCACCGTTGTGCGTACCTTCCGATCGGCGCCGCGGCCTGCCGGAGCGTCGATGGTGGTGGCGCCGGACGGCCAGGTCAGTGGGTCGGTTTCGGGCGGGTGCGTCGAGGGTGCGGTGTACGAGCTCGCGAATGACGTTGTGCGCGAGGGAACGCCCCGGTTGGAACGTTACGGCATCAGCGATGACGATGCGTTCGCCGTTGGACTGACCTGCGGCGGCATCCTCGACGTCTTCGTCGAGCCGGTGTCGCAGCGCACGTTCCCCGAGTTGGCCGATGTCGCCGACGACATCGCCGCCCACCGGCCGGTCGCGGTCGCAACAGTGATCACGCATGTCGATCCCGCGTGGGTGGGACGCAGGCTGGTGGTCGGACCGGGTTCGGCGCACGGGTCGCTCGGGTCGGCGCGCGCAGACGCGGCGGTCGCCGACGACGCCGCGGGCCTGCTGGCCGCAGGCCGAAGCGAGGTGCTCACCTACGGCCCCGACGGGCAACGTCGCGGCGCGGGTATGGAGGTGTTCGTCGCCGGCTATGCGCCTCGGCCACGGATGCTCGTGTTCGGCGCGATCGAATTCGCCGCCGCGGTGACGCGCCAGGGCTCGCTGCTCGGCTACCGGGTCACCGTGTGCGACGCGCGCTCGGTGTTCGCTACGCAGGCCCGGTTCCCGACCGCAGACGAGGTCGTCGTTGAATGGCCCAACCGCTACCTTGCGGCGCTGCACGAGGCAGGCGGGATCGATGCCCGCACGGTGATCTGCGTGCTGACCCACGACCCCAAGTTCGACGTGCCACTCCTCGAGGTGGCGTTGCGGCTGCCCGAGATCGGTTATCTGGGCGCGATGGGCTCGCGGCGCACGCACGAGGACCGGCCGGCGCGGCTGCGGGAAGCGGGCTTGACTGAAGCTGAACTCGACCGGCTGCACAGCCCGATCGGGCTGGACCTCGGCGCCCGCACCCCGCAGGAGACCGCTGTGTCGATAGCCGCCGAGATCATCGCCCGCAGGTGGGGCGGCATGGGGGGCCCGCTGAGCGACACCAATGGCCGGATCCACCACGAGACCGGCGGGTTAAGCGATCACTGA
- a CDS encoding GGDEF domain-containing protein has product MAEKAERWWNQPDQYDWLSAYLSERGLQIIWQRAIFGFTVTLAALPIVMLWSPFGPDNPATVALAVAAAVFAVAGASLWLLRWPTRRQSVVYLVIATAAIAATCLVLSNPYSGLMGCATFAVIGGFAAYFHTIGHVVANLAVATVCSAILAYRLIATTGDVALTIAALVTIATLNVGVPFGIESLVHTLRTDLRGSDRDALTGLLNRRSLYNSVYELMMRHQGPSDTHLVMAMIDLDNFKHLNDTQGHAAGDQALVSVSAALRENCRSTAVIGRVGGEEFVVADIDTVPNPARMAERLRQAIDRIPVPVTASIGTAGVPLETDSATASLQLIDVMIRTTDAAMYEAKRAGGNRVCHYSTLVPPQ; this is encoded by the coding sequence ATGGCCGAAAAGGCTGAGCGGTGGTGGAACCAGCCGGATCAGTATGACTGGCTCAGCGCGTATCTGAGCGAGCGTGGACTGCAGATCATCTGGCAGCGCGCGATTTTCGGATTCACGGTGACGCTGGCCGCGCTGCCCATCGTGATGCTCTGGAGTCCGTTCGGACCAGACAATCCCGCGACCGTGGCGCTCGCCGTCGCTGCGGCCGTGTTCGCCGTCGCCGGTGCATCCCTTTGGTTGCTGCGTTGGCCCACGCGGCGACAGTCCGTCGTCTATTTGGTGATAGCCACCGCTGCGATTGCCGCTACGTGTCTGGTGCTGTCAAACCCGTACTCGGGCTTGATGGGGTGCGCGACCTTTGCCGTCATCGGTGGTTTCGCCGCCTACTTCCACACGATCGGCCACGTGGTCGCCAACCTCGCGGTGGCCACGGTGTGCTCGGCCATCCTGGCGTACCGACTGATCGCCACCACCGGAGACGTCGCGCTGACAATCGCAGCGTTGGTCACGATTGCGACGCTCAATGTCGGCGTGCCGTTTGGCATCGAGTCGTTGGTGCACACATTACGAACCGACCTACGGGGTTCTGATCGCGATGCGCTGACCGGACTACTGAATCGACGCTCGTTGTACAACTCGGTGTACGAGCTCATGATGCGCCATCAGGGCCCCTCAGACACTCACCTGGTGATGGCGATGATCGATCTCGACAACTTCAAACACCTCAACGACACCCAAGGGCACGCCGCGGGGGATCAGGCATTGGTCAGTGTTAGCGCGGCACTTCGCGAGAACTGCCGCTCCACCGCCGTGATCGGCAGGGTAGGAGGAGAGGAGTTTGTGGTCGCAGATATCGATACCGTTCCCAACCCTGCCAGGATGGCCGAACGACTACGGCAGGCGATCGACAGAATCCCTGTCCCGGTGACGGCGAGCATCGGTACCGCGGGCGTCCCGCTCGAAACCGACTCAGCCACAGCCAGTCTCCAACTCATCGACGTAATGATCCGCACCACGGACGCGGCAATGTATGAGGCGAAGCGCGCGGGCGGAAATCGGGTGTGCCATTATTCGACGCTGGTGCCGCCGCAGTGA
- a CDS encoding LysR family transcriptional regulator has translation MTPAQLRAFSAVVRHGSVRAAAEELGMSDAGISMHLAQLRKELDDQLFAKTAAGLAFTPGGLRLASRAVEILGLQQQTAIEVTEAAHGRRLLRIAASSAFAEHAAPGVIELFSSRADDLSVELSVHPTGRFSELIRSRAIDIALGPSTNDTSGAVVVRPFLKYQIITVSAPDSPLATQTPTPALLREQKWMLGPSAGSSDGEIATMLSRLAIPESAQRIFQSDAAALEEVRRVGGVTLAIGFSVGKDLSAGRVIHVKGPGLQAPGEWSAMTLSPSARQPAVSELVRFITTPRCTQAMLRGTGVGVTRFRPKVHVTLWS, from the coding sequence GTGACACCGGCTCAGCTCCGGGCCTTTTCGGCCGTGGTACGGCACGGCTCTGTGCGCGCCGCGGCCGAGGAACTCGGCATGTCAGATGCCGGAATCTCGATGCACTTGGCGCAATTGCGCAAGGAGCTCGACGACCAGTTGTTCGCCAAGACGGCGGCCGGACTTGCGTTCACGCCGGGTGGGCTGCGGCTGGCAAGCCGGGCCGTGGAGATACTCGGCCTTCAGCAGCAGACCGCGATCGAGGTGACCGAGGCTGCGCACGGACGCCGGTTGCTGCGGATTGCTGCGTCGAGTGCGTTCGCGGAGCACGCCGCGCCCGGTGTGATCGAGCTGTTCTCCTCGCGCGCCGACGATTTGTCGGTGGAGCTGTCTGTCCATCCCACGGGGCGATTCAGCGAGCTGATCCGTTCTCGGGCCATCGATATCGCCCTCGGACCGAGCACCAACGACACATCCGGAGCCGTCGTCGTGCGGCCTTTCCTGAAGTACCAGATCATCACCGTGTCAGCCCCCGACAGCCCGCTCGCCACGCAGACGCCGACGCCGGCGCTGCTGCGTGAGCAGAAATGGATGCTGGGTCCGTCGGCGGGCAGCTCGGACGGCGAAATCGCCACGATGCTCAGCCGTTTGGCGATCCCGGAGTCAGCGCAGCGAATCTTCCAGAGCGATGCCGCGGCCCTCGAGGAGGTACGCCGGGTCGGCGGCGTCACACTGGCGATCGGCTTCTCGGTCGGTAAGGATCTCTCGGCCGGACGGGTGATCCACGTCAAGGGTCCGGGCCTTCAGGCGCCAGGCGAATGGTCGGCGATGACGCTGAGCCCATCGGCACGTCAGCCGGCGGTCTCGGAGCTCGTCCGGTTCATCACCACACCGCGGTGCACGCAGGCGATGTTGCGCGGGACTGGTGTCGGCGTGACCCGGTTCCGACCTAAAGTGCATGTGACACTGTGGAGTTGA
- a CDS encoding LysR family transcriptional regulator: MTPAQLRAFSAVVRLGSVRAAAEELGMSDAGISMHVAQLRKELEDPLFSKTSAGLAFTPGGLRLASRAVEILGLQQQTTIEVIEAAHGRRLLRIAASSMFAEHAAPGLIELFSSRANDLSVELSVHPTGRFHELIVSRSVDIALGPLRGTIDDDSVVVRPFLNYQIVAVASPDSDAAAVTPPPLAVLRDQPWMLGPSAGSPDCEIASILRDLAIPEARQRIFQSDAAALEEVQRVGGVALAVSFAVDKDIAAGRLARLKGPGLQLTGTWSAMTLLPAARQPSVSELVRFITTPRCTQAMVKGTGVGVTRFRPKIHVTLWS; encoded by the coding sequence GTGACACCGGCGCAACTTCGGGCATTCTCGGCGGTAGTACGTCTGGGATCGGTGCGAGCTGCGGCCGAGGAACTCGGCATGTCCGACGCCGGAATCTCCATGCACGTTGCGCAACTGCGCAAGGAGCTCGAGGACCCGTTGTTCTCCAAGACTTCGGCCGGGCTGGCGTTCACACCAGGCGGATTGCGACTGGCCAGCCGGGCGGTGGAGATCCTCGGCCTTCAGCAGCAGACCACGATCGAGGTGATCGAAGCCGCGCACGGAAGGCGGCTACTACGCATAGCCGCGTCGAGCATGTTCGCCGAGCACGCCGCACCCGGACTTATCGAGCTGTTCTCATCCCGCGCCAACGACCTGTCTGTCGAGCTGAGCGTGCACCCCACCGGACGGTTCCATGAATTGATCGTGTCCCGCAGCGTGGACATCGCGCTCGGACCGTTGCGCGGCACGATCGACGACGATTCGGTCGTCGTGCGACCATTCCTGAACTATCAGATCGTCGCTGTTGCTTCGCCAGACAGCGACGCCGCGGCGGTGACGCCACCCCCACTGGCGGTGCTGCGTGATCAGCCATGGATGCTCGGGCCGTCGGCGGGCAGTCCCGACTGCGAAATCGCGTCTATCCTGCGCGATCTGGCGATACCGGAGGCCCGACAGCGGATATTCCAGAGCGACGCAGCGGCGCTCGAAGAGGTGCAGCGGGTTGGCGGTGTCGCGCTTGCCGTCAGCTTTGCCGTCGACAAGGACATCGCGGCCGGCCGGCTGGCGCGCCTCAAGGGCCCCGGCTTACAACTGACCGGCACGTGGTCTGCGATGACGCTGTTACCCGCGGCTCGCCAACCCTCCGTCTCGGAGCTGGTCCGGTTCATCACCACTCCCCGTTGCACCCAGGCGATGGTCAAGGGCACCGGCGTCGGCGTAACCCGGTTCCGGCCGAAGATCCACGTCACACTGTGGAGCTGA